In Melopsittacus undulatus isolate bMelUnd1 chromosome 20, bMelUnd1.mat.Z, whole genome shotgun sequence, a genomic segment contains:
- the TXNIP gene encoding thioredoxin-interacting protein gives MVMFKKVKTFVMTFSEPDKIYCSGEKVVGRILVEVAEVTRVNAVKVLACGVARVNWTKGPQQCRQEMEYLRFEDVLTLEEQPTDGDGSVILRPGNKYEYKFGFELPQGPLGTTFKGKYGCVDYWVKAFLERPSFPTQEIKKRFEVMDPVDVNTPELLSPVAAKKEKKVSCMFIPDGRVSVSAQIDRKGFCDGDDICINADFENTCSRIVVPKAAIIAKHTYLANGQTKVFTQKLSCVRGNHIISGMSESWRGKTIRVKKLKPSILGCHILRVEYFLQIYVSVPGSKKIILELPLVIGSRSGIGSRSSSMASQASSEMSWVNLNLPDAPEAPPCYLDIVPEDHRLESPTTPLLDDTDSFDSPIFMYAPEFKFMPPPTYTEVDPCITNNNVQ, from the exons ATGGTGATGTTCAAGAAGGTGAAGACCTTTGTGATGACCTTCAGTGAGCCGGACAAGATCTACTGCAGCGGGGAGAAGGTGGTGGGACGGATACTGGTGGAGGTGGCCGAGGTCACTCGTGTCAACGCCGTCAAGGTGCTGGCCTGCGGGGTGGCCAGAGTCAACTGGACCAAAGGGCCCCAGCAGTGCCGGCAGGAGATGGAGTACCTGCGGTTTGAGGATGTCCTCACCCTGGAGGAGCAGCCCACTG atggGGACGGCTCAGTGATCCTGAGACCCGGCAACAAATACGAGTACAAGTTTGGATTCGAGCTTCCCCAAGG CCCCCTGGGCACCACCTTCAAGGGGAAGTATGGATGCGTGGATTACTGGGTCAAGGCTTTCCTGGAGCGCCCGTCCTTTCCCACTCAAGAGATCAAGAAGCGCTTCGAGGTGATGGACCCAGTCGATGTGAACACTCCAGAGCTGCTG TCTCCAGTGGCtgccaagaaggaaaagaaggtgtCGTGCATGTTCATCCCCGATGGGCGCGTGTCTGTCAGTGCTCAGATCGACAGGAAGGGGTTTTGTGATG GCGACGACATCTGCATCAATGCCGACTTTGAGAACACGTGCTCACGCATCGTGGTGCCCAAGGCAGCCATCATCGCCAAGCACACCTACCTGGCCAACGGGCAGACCAAGGTCTTCACCCAGAAGCTGTCCTGTGTCCGGGGCAACCACATCATCTCGGGCATGTCAGAGTCCTGGCGGGGCAAAACCATCCGAGTGAAGAAGCTCAAGCCTTCCATCTTGGGCTGCCACATCTTGCGTGTGGAGTACTTCCTGCAG ATCTACGTGAGCGTCCCGGGCTCCAAGAAGATCATCCTGGAGCTGCCCCTGGTCATCGGCAGCCGCTCGGGCATCGGCAGCCGCAGCTCCAGCATGGCCAGTCAGGCCAGCTCCGAGATGAGCTGGGTGAACCTCAACCTTCCCGATGCTCCTGAAG cacctccaTGCTACCTGGACATTGTCCCTGAGGACCATCGCCTGGAGAGTCCCACCACTCCACTGCTGGATGACACTGACAGCTTCGACAGCCCCATCTTCATGTACGCACCCGAGTTCAAGTTCATGCCACCACCCACCTATACGGAG GTGGATCCCTGCATCACCAACAACAACGTGCAGTGA
- the HJV gene encoding hemojuvelin, translated as MIHNNCSKEGPTSPPRPRPPPNHQGLEPLAMCDYEKSFVYKHGQAPRYQHCAAFGDPHIRTFHDDFHTCRVEGSWPLLDNEYLYVQATSSPVAKGSNATVTSKLTIIFKNMKECIDQKVYQAEIDNLPAAFEDGSVNGGERPGGSSLAIRERSAGRHVEIHAAYIGTTIAVRQAGRQLSFSIRAAEEVARAFTEEQDLQLCVTGCPRSQRISRSQCRRGPVAAEVARALCKEMLPVEDVYFQSCVFDVVTSGDANFTMAAHGALEDARVFLPNVEKLHIFPAGAGCSRVSSSSFLLLILTSSLWVVLLHF; from the exons ATGATCCACAACAACTGCTCCAAAGAGGGGCCCACgtcccccccccggccccggccacCCCCCAACCATCAGGGCTTGGAGCCACTCGCAATGTGTGACTATGAGAAGAGCTTTGTCTATAAGCATGGTCAAGCGCCACGATACCAGCACTGCGCCGCGTTCGGGGACCCCCACATCCGCACgttccatgatgacttccacACGTGCCGGGTGGAAGGCTCCTGGCCACTCCTGGACAATGAGTACCTGTATGTGCAAGCAACCAGCTCGCCCGTGGCCAAGGGCTCCAATGCGACAGTGACCAGCAAG CTCACCATCATATTCAAGAACATGAAGGAGTGCATCGACCAGAAGGTCTACCAGGCAGAGATAGACAACCTGCCGGCTGCCTTCGAGGACGGCTCGGTGAACGGCGGCGAGAGGCCGGGCGGCAGCAGCCTGGCCATCCGCGAGCGCAGCGCCGGGCGGCACGTGGAGATCCATGCGGCATACATCGGCACCACCATCGCGGTGCGCCAGGCCGGCCGCCAGCTCTCCTTCTCCATCCGGGCGGCCGAGGAGGTGGCAAGAGCCTTCACGGAGGAGCAGGACCTGCAGCTCTGTGTCACCGGCTGCCCCCGTAGCCAGCGCATCTCCCGTTCCCAGTGCCGCCGGGGACCGGTGGCGGCAGAGGTGGCCAGAGCCCTGTGCAAGGAGATGCTGCCCGTGGAGGACGTCTACTTCCAGTCGTGTGTGTTCGATGTGGTGACCTCTGGTGATGCCAACTTCACCATGGCGGCACATGGAGCCCTGGAGGATGCCAGGGTCTTCCTGCCCAATGTGGAGAAGCTGCACATCTTCCCGGCCGGGGCAGGCTGCTCGCGGGTGTCTTcgtcttccttcctcctcctcatcctcacctcCAGTCTTTGGGTTGTTCTGTTGCACTTTTAG